In Falco naumanni isolate bFalNau1 chromosome 5, bFalNau1.pat, whole genome shotgun sequence, the following are encoded in one genomic region:
- the GPR85 gene encoding LOW QUALITY PROTEIN: probable G-protein coupled receptor 85 (The sequence of the model RefSeq protein was modified relative to this genomic sequence to represent the inferred CDS: inserted 1 base in 1 codon) gives MANYSHAADNILQNLSPLTAFLKLTSLGFIIGVSVVGNLLISILLVKDKTLHRAPYYFLLDLCCSDILRSAICFPFVFTSVKNGSTWTYGTLTCKVIAFLGVLSCFHTAFMLFCISVTRYLAIAHHRFYTKRLTFWTCLAVICMVWTLSVAMAFPPVLDVGTYSFIREEDQCTFQHRSFRANDSLGFMLLLALILLATQLVYLKLIFFVHDRRKMKPVQFVAAVSQNWTFHGPGASGQAAANWLAGFGRGPTPPTLLGIRQNANTTGRRRLLVLDEFKMEKRISRMFYIMTFLFLTLWGPYLVACYWRVFARGPVVPGGFLTAAVWMSFAQAGINPFVCIFSNRELRRCFXHNPSLLQKIQVTKGTLLCYMREHL, from the exons ATGGCGAACTACAGCCATGCAGCTGACAACATTTTACAAAATCTCTCTCCTttaacagcttttctgaaactgaCTTCACTGGGTTTCATAATAGGAGTCAGTGTGGTGGGTAACCTTCTGATCTCCATTTTGCTAGTCAAAGATAAGACCTTGCACAGAGCTCCTTACTACTTCCTGTTGGATCTTTGCTGCTCAGATATCCTCAGATCTGCAATTTGTTTCCCATTTGTTTTCACGTCTGTAAAAAATGGCTCTACTTGGACGTATGGGACTCTTACTTGCAAAGTTATTGcctttttgggggttttgtccTGCTTTCACACTGCTTTCATGCTATTCTGCATAAGCGTCACCAGATACTTAGCTATTGCCCACCACCGTTTTTATACGAAAAGGCTGACCTTCTGGACTTGTTTGGCTGTTATCTGTATGGTGTGGACCCTCTCTGTGGCCATGGCTTTCCCCCCAGTTTTAGATGTGGGCACCTACTCGTTCATTAGGGAGGAAGACCAATGCACTTTTCAGCATCGTTCCTTCAGGGCTAATGATTCCTTGGGATTTATGCTTCTTCTTGCCCTTATCCTCCTAGCCACACAGCTTGTCTACCTCaagctgatattttttgttCACGATCGCAGGAAAATGAAGCCAGTCCAGTTTGTTGCAGCGGTGAGCCAGAACTGGACTTTTCATGGTCCTGGAGCAAGTGGTCAAGCAGCTGCTAATTGGCTGGCTGGATTTGGAAGGGGTCCCACACCTCCAACCTTGTTGGGAATCAGGCAAAACGCGAACACCACAGGCAGGAGAAGGCTACTGGTTTTAGATGAGTTCAAAATGGAGAAGAGAATCAGCAGAATGTTCTACATCATGACATTCCTCTTTCTGACCTTGTGGGGTCCGTATTTGGTAGCCTGTTACTGGAGAGTTTTTGCAAGAGGGCCTGTAGTACCAGGGGGATTTCTAACAGCCGCTGTCTGGATGAGTTTTGCCCAAGCTGGAATCAATCcttttgtctgcattttctCCAACAGGGAGCTGAGGCGCTGTT AGCACAACCCTTCTTTACTGCAGAAAATCCAGGTTACCAAGGGAACCTTACTGTGTTATATGAGGGAGCATCTGTAA